One Halorientalis litorea DNA segment encodes these proteins:
- a CDS encoding ferredoxin--NADP reductase — MEDATVTVADIESVGADAVAIAIESPETFDARPGQFVKLGAVVDGEEHNRFYTISSPDTADRFEVTVEIDPEGELGPYLDALEPGDTLTMSGPYGNAYYEDEPRVVVLAGGPGVGPAIGIARRALADGNEAAVVYRDGAPIHGAALDDIEAAGATVHVLDSDADMTDAVRDVLAGTDDEQVFVYGFADFLDSATAAVEAAGGDSDRAKVENFG, encoded by the coding sequence ATGGAAGACGCTACCGTCACCGTCGCCGACATCGAGTCCGTCGGTGCCGACGCCGTCGCCATCGCCATCGAGTCACCCGAGACGTTCGACGCTCGCCCCGGTCAGTTCGTCAAGTTGGGTGCCGTCGTCGACGGCGAGGAACACAACCGCTTTTACACTATCTCCTCGCCCGACACTGCCGACCGATTCGAGGTGACGGTCGAAATCGACCCCGAGGGCGAACTCGGCCCGTACCTCGACGCGCTCGAACCCGGCGACACGCTCACGATGTCCGGCCCGTACGGCAACGCCTACTACGAGGACGAACCGCGCGTCGTCGTCCTCGCGGGCGGCCCCGGCGTCGGCCCGGCCATCGGCATCGCTCGCCGCGCGCTGGCCGACGGCAACGAGGCCGCCGTCGTCTACCGCGACGGCGCCCCCATCCACGGGGCGGCACTGGACGACATCGAAGCGGCGGGCGCGACGGTCCACGTTCTCGATAGCGACGCGGACATGACCGACGCCGTGCGTGACGTGCTGGCCGGGACGGACGACGAGCAGGTGTTCGTCTACGGGTTCGCGGACTTCCTCGATTCGGCCACCGCGGCCGTCGAGGCGGCCGGGGGGGACTCCGACCGAGCGAAAGTCGAGAACTTCGGCTGA
- a CDS encoding alpha/beta fold hydrolase yields the protein MGRLTDALVDRVAPTPEWEDAIVADDPTLELARDVMENPETVTLRDGRQLGYADVGDPDGTPLVVFHGFPNSRVFGVVFDAIGREQGVRILAPDRPGFGVSDPDPDRRLLDWPTDLADFLDGLGLDSSPVLGVSGGGPYAAASAALLPERVDHAGIASGLGPMAAVGVRDRLWYYTARGAGPLTKLLLWAAGRQALVDRDAFLQSLAESRSDADAALWTGPVGKVTHASMVEARRHHGLAPLVTETALFGRPWGIDLSAIEVPVTLWYGGADTVVPPAMGRYLADRIPTATEHYGPDLGHLSAFVENEREIVETLTA from the coding sequence ATGGGAAGACTCACCGACGCACTCGTCGACCGGGTGGCCCCCACGCCGGAGTGGGAGGACGCCATCGTCGCCGACGACCCCACGCTCGAACTCGCACGGGACGTGATGGAGAACCCCGAGACTGTCACGCTCCGGGACGGGCGACAGCTGGGCTACGCCGACGTCGGTGACCCCGACGGCACGCCGCTCGTCGTGTTCCACGGGTTCCCCAACTCGCGAGTCTTCGGCGTGGTGTTCGACGCCATCGGTCGCGAACAGGGCGTCCGAATCCTCGCACCCGACCGCCCGGGGTTCGGTGTCTCGGACCCCGACCCCGACCGCAGACTCCTCGACTGGCCGACGGACCTCGCGGACTTCCTCGACGGACTCGGCCTCGACAGCAGTCCCGTCCTCGGCGTCTCCGGCGGTGGACCGTACGCGGCGGCTTCGGCGGCACTGCTCCCGGAACGCGTCGACCACGCGGGCATCGCGTCCGGTCTCGGGCCGATGGCGGCCGTCGGCGTCCGTGACCGGCTCTGGTACTACACGGCCCGCGGTGCGGGACCGCTGACGAAACTGCTGCTGTGGGCGGCCGGTCGGCAGGCACTCGTGGACCGCGATGCCTTCCTCCAGTCCCTCGCCGAGAGCCGGTCCGACGCCGACGCCGCCCTCTGGACCGGACCGGTCGGGAAAGTCACACACGCGAGCATGGTCGAGGCACGCCGCCACCACGGTCTCGCCCCGCTCGTCACCGAGACGGCACTGTTCGGCCGGCCGTGGGGGATCGACCTCTCGGCCATCGAGGTGCCCGTGACGCTCTGGTACGGCGGTGCGGATACCGTCGTCCCACCGGCGATGGGGCGGTATCTGGCCGACCGGATTCCGACCGCGACGGAACACTACGGCCCGGACCTCGGACACCTCTCGGCGTTCGTCGAGAACGAGCGAGAAATCGTCGAGACGCTGACTGCCTGA
- a CDS encoding 2-oxoacid:acceptor oxidoreductase subunit alpha, whose translation MPEDLNWAIGGEAGDGIDSTGKIFAQALSRAGRHVFTSKDFASRIRGGYTAYKIRTSVDRVESVVDSLDVLIALTERTIHENTDELHEGSVIIYDGERTTMQDVEIPEGMVGLDVPLKSLAEDAGGAIMRNVVALGAACEVAEFPIENLDESLEKRFSDKGQAIVENNKKAARLGQEYVAEEFADTDFDYSLETTDNDYVLLNGDEAIGMGAIAAGCRFYAGYPITPATDVMEYLTGRLESFGGKVVQAEDELAAINLALGAARAGARSMTATSGPGIDLMTETFGLVATSETPMVICDVMRSGPSTGMPTKQEQGDLNQMLYGGHGEIPRFVVAPTTVAECFWKTVEAFNYAEKYQTPVFLVADLALAVTEQTFPPETFDMDEVEIDRGKVVDEDHIDGWQNEQGQFQPHFPAADGVSPRAFPGVEGGAHMTTGLEHDALGRRTEDTEVRVEQVDKRQRKVETAREEEEWDYREFGDPDSDNLVLSWGSNEGAMREALEFLDESGTDVRFISVPYLFPRPDLSEEIEAADEVIVVECNATGQFADVVEHDALTRVKRVNKYDGVRFKADELAEAIEEKLAAPAEAHT comes from the coding sequence ATGCCCGAGGACCTCAACTGGGCCATCGGCGGCGAAGCTGGCGACGGGATCGACTCCACGGGCAAGATTTTCGCGCAGGCTCTCTCCCGTGCCGGTCGCCACGTCTTCACGTCGAAGGACTTCGCGTCGCGTATCCGTGGTGGATACACGGCCTACAAGATACGGACCTCGGTCGACCGCGTCGAGAGTGTCGTCGACAGCCTCGACGTACTCATCGCGTTGACCGAGCGCACGATTCACGAAAACACCGACGAACTGCACGAGGGGAGTGTCATCATCTACGATGGCGAGCGGACCACGATGCAGGACGTCGAGATACCCGAAGGGATGGTCGGACTCGACGTCCCCCTGAAGTCGCTGGCCGAGGACGCCGGCGGTGCCATCATGCGCAACGTCGTCGCCCTCGGTGCGGCCTGCGAGGTGGCGGAGTTCCCCATCGAGAACTTAGACGAGTCCCTCGAGAAGCGCTTTTCCGACAAGGGACAGGCCATCGTCGAGAACAACAAGAAGGCCGCCCGTCTCGGACAGGAGTACGTCGCCGAGGAGTTCGCGGACACGGACTTCGACTACTCGCTGGAGACGACCGACAACGACTATGTCCTCCTGAACGGCGACGAGGCCATCGGGATGGGTGCCATCGCCGCCGGCTGTCGGTTCTACGCCGGCTACCCCATCACCCCCGCGACGGACGTGATGGAGTATTTGACCGGCCGTCTCGAATCGTTCGGCGGCAAAGTCGTCCAAGCGGAGGACGAACTCGCGGCGATCAACCTCGCGCTGGGCGCGGCACGGGCGGGCGCGCGCTCGATGACCGCAACCTCCGGTCCCGGTATCGACCTGATGACCGAGACGTTCGGCCTCGTGGCGACCAGCGAGACGCCGATGGTCATCTGTGACGTGATGCGCTCGGGTCCCTCGACGGGGATGCCGACCAAGCAGGAACAGGGCGACTTGAACCAGATGCTGTACGGCGGCCACGGCGAGATTCCGCGGTTCGTCGTCGCGCCGACAACCGTCGCGGAGTGTTTCTGGAAGACGGTCGAGGCGTTCAACTACGCCGAGAAGTACCAGACGCCGGTGTTCCTCGTCGCGGACCTCGCGCTGGCCGTGACGGAACAGACGTTCCCGCCCGAGACGTTCGACATGGACGAGGTGGAAATCGACCGCGGCAAAGTCGTCGACGAGGACCACATCGACGGCTGGCAGAACGAACAGGGTCAGTTCCAGCCCCACTTCCCGGCGGCCGACGGCGTCAGCCCCCGGGCGTTCCCCGGCGTCGAGGGCGGTGCCCACATGACGACCGGCCTCGAACACGACGCGCTCGGTCGGCGGACGGAGGACACCGAGGTACGCGTCGAGCAGGTGGACAAACGCCAGCGGAAGGTCGAGACGGCCCGCGAGGAGGAGGAGTGGGACTACCGCGAGTTCGGTGACCCCGACTCCGACAACCTCGTCCTCTCGTGGGGCTCGAACGAGGGCGCGATGCGGGAAGCCCTCGAATTCTTGGACGAGTCCGGGACGGACGTGCGCTTCATCTCGGTACCGTATCTGTTCCCCCGGCCGGACTTATCCGAGGAGATAGAAGCGGCAGACGAGGTAATCGTGGTCGAGTGTAACGCGACCGGACAGTTCGCGGACGTCGTCGAACACGACGCGCTGACACGCGTGAAGCGTGTCAACAAGTATGACGGCGTGCGATTCAAGGCCGACGAACTCGCAGAGGCAATCGAGGAGAAACTCGCGGCACCCGCGGAGGCACACACATGA